Proteins from a genomic interval of Papaver somniferum cultivar HN1 chromosome 4, ASM357369v1, whole genome shotgun sequence:
- the LOC113272434 gene encoding uncharacterized protein LOC113272434 has translation MDLKIICWNIRGLNDLNGRDIVKKKVRDWKLSILLLQEAKFQLCTDLMAWQCWGNKHVKWIDSPSQGSSGGILFFWDSSKIEVSDFLMGPYSITLLCKTISSSFQWMFTGIYAPCASYTEDVKLFWREIEEVRSFWQYPWVIGGEFNEIRFCHERSTGSDYTCGMERLNKFISKHHLIDFPLIGATYTWTNNQVQSVRIRIDRLLVSLSWEMEFPNVIQKALPRPVSDHSPIALICDGNPGFVFFKKLQLLKPKLREWSKQEYGELERKLEDLEEIFNNLDIEENLQNGLTSAQWDERVVARKEWCRLTLVKAEKWRCKARVNDIKNNDNNTKYFHKLENDNRRRSYIGSIKVNDVLTANEEEIKHDFMKVLQDLQERSFLDWRLKNTFIALIPKKDTIEEIKDLRPISLVHGAYKILSKLLAERFKVSLPSVISQHQTTFIKKRQILDGVLIANELIDSRTRSGKPGLLCKVDFEKAFDHVNWDFIDEILKLMGYGDKWRSWVKCCVEFVKFSVLVNGSASGFFTSKKGIRQGDPLSPFLFLLVGEALYYILKQAQLQGLISGFQVSNEGMLISHLQSADNTLIFLDVDIEQVKNLRLILLSFELLTGLKINFSKTQIFGVGFDGDLSQFCDILRFYSGLLPTIYLGLPLGDKCRGVAKWDKIVDKFIAKLVGWKKKLLKRAVRFWEDNWLYDTYIKDCYPHLYNVSRSKNHKVVEMGVTEANGVVWNLRSPRRLFGAAAMEHAILVSDLASFTFTPDLEDELQWNLRASKVYSVKSLYDFLSVIDADTSEKPFFSFIWKQKYPPKIGFFLWTISHGRLPTRDSLRRKRMDVPADCLFCNEPETTAYVLLHCTFAKKI, from the exons ATGGATTTGAAAATAATTTGTTGGAATATTCGTGGTTTGAATGATTTGAACGGAAGGGATATTGTAAAGAAGAAGGTTAGGGATTGGAAGCTATCTATTTTACTTTTGCAAGAAgcaaaatttcagctttgtacaGATTTAATGGCTTGGCAATGCTGGGGAAATAAACATGTGAAATGGATTGATTCTCCATCTCAGGGAAGCTCAGGTGGTATTTTATTTTTCTGGGATTCTTCTAAAATCGAAGTTTCTGACTTTCTAATGGGTCCTTATTCTATTACTTTGTTGTGTAAAACAATTTCATCATCTTTCCAATGGATGTTTACTGGTATTTACGCGCCTTGTGCTTCTTATACTGAAGATGTGAAACTTTTTTGGAGAGAAATTGAAGAAGTAAGAAGTTTCTGGCAATACCCATGGGTAATTGGTGGGGAGTTTAATGAGATTAGATTTTGTCATGAAAGATCAACGGGAAGTGATTATACCTGTGGAATGGAGAGGCTGAATAAATTCATTTCCAAGCatcatcttattgattttcctttgATCGGAGCCACTTATACGTGGACAAACAATCAAGTTCAAAGTGTTAGAATCCGAATTGACAGATTGTTAGTTTCATTATCATGGGAGATGGAGTTCCCTAATGTAATTCAAAAAGCTCTTCCTCGTCCTGTCTCTGATCATAGTCCTATAGCCCTGATTTGCGATG GAAACCCCGgttttgtttttttcaaaaaactacaACTTTTAAAGCCTAAGTTAAGAGAGTGGAGCAAGCAAGAGTATGGAGAACTAGAAAGAAAGCTGGAGGATTTGGAGGAAATTTTCAATAATTTGGACATTGAAGAAAATCTGCAGAATGGCCTTACAAGTGCTCAATGGGATGAGAGAGTAGTTGCAAGAAAAGAATGGTGCAGACTTACCTTGGTGAAAGCTGAGAAGTGGAGATGCAAAGCAAGAGTCAATGACATTAAGAATAATGATAACaacacaaaatattttcacaAACTGGAAAATGacaatagaagaagaagttatATTGGCTCTATCAAGGTTAATGATGTTTTAACtgctaatgaagaagaaattaaacatG ACTTTATGAAAGTTTTGCAAGATTTACAAGAAAGAAGTTTTCTTGATTGGAGACTCAAGAATACTTTTATAGCTCTTATTCCTAAGAAGGatacaattgaagaaattaaagaTCTCAGGCCAATTAGTTTGGTTCATGGAGCTTATAAGATACTCTCAAAATTGTTGGCAGAAAGGTTCAAAGTAAGTCTTCCCTCAGTTATTTCTCAGCACCAAACAACTTTCATCAAAAAAAGGCAAATTTTAGATGGAGTGTTAATTGCCAATGAGCTTATTGATTCTAGAACTAGAAGTGGAAAACCTGGTTTGTTATGCAAAGTAGATTTTGAAAAGGCCTTTGACCATGTTAATTGGGATTTTATAGATGAAATTTTGAAGCTGATGGGTTATGGAGATAAATGGAGGAGTTGGGTCAAATGTTGTGTTGAATTTGTGAAATTCTCTGTTTTGGTGAATGGTAGTGCATCTGGCTTTTTCACAAGTAAAAAGGGTATCAGGCAAGGAGATCCCTTATCACcatttttattccttttggtGGGTGAAGCTCTTTATTACATTTTAAAGCAAGCTCAGCTACAAGGTCTTATTTCTGGTTTTCAAGTCAGCAATGAAGGTATGCTTATTAGTCATTTGCAATCTGCTGATAACACTTTGATTTTTTTAGATGTTGATATTGAACAAGTGAAAAATCTTAGACTGattcttctttcttttgagcTTTTAACTGGCCTGAAGATAAATTTTTCTAAGACTCAAATTTTTGGAGTTGGCTTTGATGGAGACTTATCACAATTCTGTGACATtctgaggttttattctggtctgcTCCCAACTATTTATTTAGGTCTTCCTCTTGGAGATAAGTGCAGAGGTGTAGCTAAATGGGACAAGATAGTAGATAAATTCATTGCAAAACTTGTTGGTTGGAAGAAAAAGCTTCTCAAAAGAGCAG TCAGATTTTGGGAAGACAATTGGCTATATGACACTTATATTAAAGACTGTTATCCTCATCTTTACAATGTTTCTAGATCAAAAAATCACAAAGTGGTTGAAATGGGTGTGACTGAAGCAAATGGTGTTGTATGGAATCTTAGATCTCCAAGAAGATTGTTTGGTGCTGCTGCAATGGAACATGCTATTCTTGTCTCTGATTTGGCTTCTTTCACTTTCACTCCTGATCTTGAGGATGAATTGCAGTGGAATCTCCGTGCAAGTAAGGTTTACTCTGTCAAATCTTTATATGATTTCCTTAGTGTTATTGATGCAGACACATCAGAGAAACCATTTTTCTCTTTTATCTGGAAGCAGAAGTATCCACCAAAGATAGGTTTTTTCTTGTGGACAATTTCACATGGAAGATTACCTACTAGAGACTctttaagaagaaaaagaatggatGTTCCAGCTGACTGTCTCTTTTGCAATGAACCTGAAACAACTGCATATGTTTTACTGCACTGCACTTTTGCAAAAAAAATCTGA